Below is a window of Bacteroidia bacterium DNA.
ACTTTATACGTGCCAAAGATTTAGACCCTAATGTAGATAAAGAAATTCTGTACTATTTAGGTATAGCTTATCAGTACAATCATCAGTGGGATAAAGCAGAAAATTGTTTTAAGCAGTATCGCGAAGGAAAAAAAGAAAAAAGTGAAGAGTATAAAAAAGCAACTAAAAAAATAGACGAGTGCCAAAACGCAAGGATTATAGCTAGCCAACCTCCTGCTTACAAAATCACAAATTTGGGCGAAAAAATTAACACTAAATACGCAGATTATGTCCCTGTAGTGTCATCAGACCAAAATATTATCTTTTTTACTTCACGAAGAGAGGGAAACGTAGGAGGACCACGAGGTGAAGACCAAATTCCTGCCGAAGATGTGTTTGTAGCAGTCAAAAATGGAAGTGAGTGGGAACGTGCTAAAAATGTGGTAATCCCTAAAATCAACACTCAACTCAATGAATCAGTAGTATCACTTTCACACGATGGACATACAATTTACTTCTACAAAAACAAAGGTAGATGGGGTAATTTATATGAAGCAGAATTAACAGGTACTATGTGGGGAGAACTTAAACCTATTCCGAATGTCAATACTCGTAAGCATGAAGCAAGCATAGCTATTTCCCCTGATAGAAACTTTATTATTTTTTCTAGCCAGCGCAAGGGAGGTAAAGGAGGATTAGACTTGTATTACTGCAAGCGCGTAAAAGATGGATGGAGCAAACCTATTCCCTGCGGAGATATGATAAATACCCCATACGATGACGACGCACCTTTTATTGACTACGACGGTAAAACCGTTTATTTCAGTTCACGCGGACATTCTTCAATTGGGGGCTATGATATATTTAAGACTACTTTTGATACAGCCACAGGCACTTTTACCGCACCTGTTAATTTAGGTATGCCTATCAACTCGGTTGGGGATGATATTTACATTTACTTCAATCCTGACCGAAAAACAGGTTACTTTACTTCTGAACGCGATGGAGGTTTTGGTGAAAAAGATATCTACTACTTTGAACCAATAGAACCTGAAAAACCTCTATTAGCTTCAAACGAACAACCTTTTGATAAAGACGCTTGGGCGGATTCCTTAGATATTCCTATTCATAGAATACGTTTGAGAGAAGATAAACCCAATGCCAAAATATTTGGAGTAGTGATAGATGCATCTACGGGGGCACGAATTCCCAATGCCATTTTGTACCTAA
It encodes the following:
- a CDS encoding OmpA family protein translates to MKSNYCLAYLYCLLSVTFSDIGFAQSLRKELRLAHNHYYFGENDLAMQAYKKILAKYPNVAEVNFLYARSILESSSNEKAMALGYFIRAKDLDPNVDKEILYYLGIAYQYNHQWDKAENCFKQYREGKKEKSEEYKKATKKIDECQNARIIASQPPAYKITNLGEKINTKYADYVPVVSSDQNIIFFTSRREGNVGGPRGEDQIPAEDVFVAVKNGSEWERAKNVVIPKINTQLNESVVSLSHDGHTIYFYKNKGRWGNLYEAELTGTMWGELKPIPNVNTRKHEASIAISPDRNFIIFSSQRKGGKGGLDLYYCKRVKDGWSKPIPCGDMINTPYDDDAPFIDYDGKTVYFSSRGHSSIGGYDIFKTTFDTATGTFTAPVNLGMPINSVGDDIYIYFNPDRKTGYFTSERDGGFGEKDIYYFEPIEPEKPLLASNEQPFDKDAWADSLDIPIHRIRLREDKPNAKIFGVVIDASTGARIPNAILYLNMNTSTTSNLNGEYEFSELPEGKYTILATADDYQKKQVVDVIVTPLQEVCVNILLEKGTGMSTRTLVEANQEAQGASKENLPKSLITNPLRKTLDSIIVVMKRRPEAKAYIRGLGNKAFSDKEAKAIAQYLKNGGISSDRIYAQGDNIRKDENPYTQVDIWVRKGDEGLADFLKTKEDQKRKEFENYLDKIKIRFYFAQLTVSSNLKTAGDSLVNLLNAYPNMKIYINGHTDDIGPEDENMKLSEKRATVIYNYLIQRGIDKNRLTIRAFGETMPIAPNSTPQGRAYNRRVDFTVNTD